One genomic region from Acidobacteriota bacterium encodes:
- a CDS encoding EscU/YscU/HrcU family type III secretion system export apparatus switch protein — protein MAAKQQDRSSRTEKPTPRRLRKAYEQGNVPRSPDVGQAVSLAAFLLWAWAGAGAMLSGLARELRLSLAGAAGPISPERLLERAASSGRDALLLMAPLLLPLLVLSVVGQIAQSGFHPRKQPIPFELNRVNPVEGLKRFVTVEKLVAAGKALLRVALYAAVAALVIVPEWPRVVELAAGTPLQILQAAAAMSLRVLFRALILGAALAALDYAFTRYRWYRNLYMTKQEIRDEAKENEGDPLVRSRLRARQRDAARRRMIAGVRTADVVVTNPVHVAVALRYRQAVMNAPVVVAKGRGYIAQRIKEEARKHGVPIVEDPPLARALDRLCEVGLPIPEALYRAVAEVLAYVMGRRRGPYRTHPEVDPQREEATR, from the coding sequence ATGGCCGCCAAGCAGCAGGACCGGAGCAGCCGTACCGAGAAGCCGACCCCGCGCCGGCTCCGCAAGGCGTACGAGCAGGGGAACGTCCCGCGCAGCCCGGATGTCGGCCAGGCTGTGAGTCTCGCGGCGTTCCTTCTCTGGGCCTGGGCGGGCGCGGGGGCGATGCTGTCGGGGCTGGCGCGCGAGCTGCGGTTGTCCCTGGCGGGGGCCGCGGGACCGATCTCGCCGGAACGCCTTCTCGAGCGCGCCGCTTCCTCGGGTCGCGACGCCCTTCTCCTGATGGCGCCGCTGCTCCTCCCCCTGCTGGTGCTCTCGGTGGTTGGCCAGATCGCGCAGTCGGGCTTTCACCCGCGCAAGCAGCCGATCCCGTTCGAGCTGAACCGGGTGAACCCCGTGGAGGGCCTCAAGCGCTTCGTGACCGTGGAGAAGCTCGTCGCGGCCGGAAAGGCGTTGCTGCGCGTCGCTCTCTACGCCGCGGTGGCCGCCCTCGTGATCGTGCCGGAGTGGCCGCGGGTGGTGGAGCTGGCCGCGGGAACGCCGCTGCAGATCCTGCAGGCGGCGGCGGCCATGTCGCTTCGCGTCCTCTTCCGCGCCCTGATTCTCGGCGCGGCGCTGGCGGCCTTGGACTACGCCTTCACCCGGTACCGCTGGTACCGGAACCTCTACATGACGAAACAGGAGATCCGGGACGAGGCGAAGGAAAACGAGGGCGATCCGCTGGTCCGGAGCCGCCTCCGCGCCCGCCAGCGGGACGCGGCCCGGCGTCGCATGATCGCGGGCGTCCGGACCGCAGACGTCGTCGTCACCAACCCGGTCCACGTCGCCGTCGCCCTTCGATACCGGCAGGCGGTCATGAACGCGCCGGTCGTCGTCGCCAAAGGAAGAGGCTACATCGCCCAGCGGATCAAGGAGGAGGCGAGAAAGCACGGGGTGCCGATCGTCGAGGATCCGCCGCTGGCGCGGGCGCTGGACCGCCTGTGCGAGGTCGGGCTGCCCATTCCGGAGGCGCTCTACCGCGCGGTGGCCGAGGTGCTCGCCTACGTGATGGGCCGGCGCCGCGGGCCGTACCGGACGCACCCCGAGGTCGATCCGCAGCGTGAGGAGGCCACCCGATGA